A single genomic interval of Chloroflexota bacterium harbors:
- a CDS encoding YgiT-type zinc finger protein, with amino-acid sequence MSFWEGETCECCGGEIVEKRVTLHRKVKGNYVLIEGVPAGVCTQCGMRYFAANVLKTIEESIRGRRKAQREILVPVYSL; translated from the coding sequence ATGAGTTTTTGGGAAGGCGAAACGTGCGAGTGTTGCGGCGGAGAAATTGTTGAAAAGCGCGTGACTCTGCATCGTAAAGTCAAAGGAAACTATGTGCTCATTGAGGGCGTCCCCGCAGGCGTATGCACACAGTGTGGCATGCGCTACTTTGCAGCCAACGTGCTCAAGACCATTGAAGAGAGTATTCGCGGCCGTCGAAAGGCACAACGAGAAATCCTTGTGCCCGTGTATTCACTATGA